From Cricetulus griseus strain 17A/GY chromosome 1 unlocalized genomic scaffold, alternate assembly CriGri-PICRH-1.0 chr1_0, whole genome shotgun sequence, a single genomic window includes:
- the Agtr1 gene encoding type-1 angiotensin II receptor, translating to MLLNSSTEDGIKRIQDDCPKAGRHNYIFVMIPTLYSIIFVVGIFGNSLVVIVIYFYMKLKTVASVFLLNLALADLCFLLTLPLWAVYTAMEYRWPFGNHLCKIASASVSFNLYASVFLLTCLSIDRYLAIVHPMKSRLGRTMLVAKVTCIIIWLLAGLASLPVVIHRNVFFIENTNITVCAFHYESQNSTLPIGLGLTKNVLGFLFPFLIILTSYTLIWKTLKKAYGIQKNKPRNDDIFRIIMAIVLFFFFSWVPHQIFTFLDVLIQLGVIRDCKIADIVDTAMPITICIAYFNNCLNPLFYGFLGKKFKKYFLQLLKYIPPKAKSHSGLSTKMSTLSYRPSDNMSSSAKKPASCFDVE from the coding sequence ATGCTCCTTAACTCCTCTACTGAAGATGGAATTAAAAGAATCCAAGATGACTGCCCCAAAGCTGGCAGGCACAATTACATTTTTGTCATGATCCCTACTCTTTACAGTATCATCTTTGTGGTTGGAATATTTGGAAACAGCTTGGTAGTTATTGTCATTTACTTTTACATGAAGCTGAAGACTGTGGCCAGTGTTTTTCTTCTGAATCTTGCCCTGGCTGATCTTTGCTTTTTGTTGACTTTGCCACTGTGGGCTGTGTATACAGCTATGGAATACCGCTGGCCCTTTGGCAATCACCTGTGTAAGATCGCTTCAGCCAGTGTCAGTTTCAACCTCTATGCCAGTGTGTTCCTGCTCACCTGTCTCAGCATTGATCGCTACCTGGCCATTGTCCACCCAATGAAGTCTCGCCTCGGCCGAACGATGCTAGTGGCCAAAGTCACCTGCATTATCATCTGGCTGCTGGCTGGCTTGGCCAGTTTGCCAGTTGTCATCCACCGAAACGTATTTTTCATTGAGAACACCAATATCACAGTTTGCGCTTTTCATTATGAGTCTCAGAACTCAACTCTCCCCATAGGGCTGGGCCTGACCAAGAATGTTTTGGGCTTCCTGTTCCCTTTTCTGATCATTCTCACCAGCTATACTCTAATTTGGAAAACCCTAAAGAAGGCTTATGGCATTCAGAAGAACAAGCCAAGAAATGATGATATCTTTAGGATAATTATGGCgattgtgcttttctttttcttttcctgggttCCCCATCAAATCTTCACTTTTCTGGATGTGCTCATTCAGCTGGGAGTCATCCGTGACTGTAAAATTGCTGACATCGTGGACACTGCCATGCCCATCACCATCTGCATAGCTTATTTTAACAACTGCCTGAACCCTCTGTTTTACGGCTTTCtagggaaaaaatttaaaaaatatttcctccaGCTTCTGAAATACATTCCCCCAAAGGCCAAGTCCCACTCAGGCCTGTCAACAAAAATGAGCACTCTTTCCTACCGCCCTTCAGATAACATGAGCTCATCGGCCAAGAAGCCTGCATCTTGTTTTGATGTGGAGTGA